The proteins below come from a single Drosophila miranda strain MSH22 chromosome Y unlocalized genomic scaffold, D.miranda_PacBio2.1 Contig_Y1_pilon, whole genome shotgun sequence genomic window:
- the LOC117189800 gene encoding laccase-21-like: protein MVDIPLGAIVEVVLVDEVQQVNLSHPFHLHGTAFYVVGLGRSPDKSIKKINLKHALELDRMGMLERDFSKPPLKDTIAVPNNGYVVMRFRADNPGYWLFHCHFLFHIVIGMNLIFHIGMQADLPPVPPRFPTCGDHVPPVTWY, encoded by the coding sequence ATGGTCGATATACCTCTCGGAGCGATCGTCGAGGTCGTTTTGGTAGATGAAGTGCAGCAGGTTAATCTGAGCCACCCCTTCCATTTGCATGGCACTGCCTTCTATGTCGTAGGACTTGGGCGCTCGCCGGACAAGtcaataaaaaaaatcaaCCTGAAACATGCTTTAGAGTTGGACCGAATGGGAATGCTTGAGCGTGATTTCTCAAAGCCGCCACTTAAGGACACGATAGCTGTGCCCAATAATGGATATGTTGTTATGCGGTTTCGAGCTGATAACCCAGGCTATTGGCTTTTCCATTGTCATTTCCTTTTCCACATCGTCATTGGCATGAACTTGATCTTCCATATCGGCATGCAAGCTGACCTACCGCCAGTACCACCTCGATTTCCCACGTGCGGCGACCATGTACCACCCGTAACTTGGTACTAG